In Nanoarchaeota archaeon, the DNA window GCGCAAATCAGATGAAAAAAGGGGCGAGTTTCTTGTAAGCTACGACTGCCTTGACCCAAGCATTGTCACAAAGCCGCTTTTTGAAGAAACGCATTCAATTGTGCTTATGTCAGGCACTCTTTCGCCAATTGAAATGTATGAAGAGCTTTTCGGGCTCACATCCATGCGCGCGGAAAAACTTGTCCTGACATCCCCATTCCCTCCTGAAAACCGCCTCTGCATCGTGGTCAAGGATGTAACAACGAAATTCACAAAACGCAGTGAAGAAGGCCTGCTTAAAATCGCCGGCAATCTTGTCAAAATCATAAATCGGGCGCGCGGAAACACAGGCGTCTTTTTCCCGAGCTATTCGCTTCGCGATTCGGTGTTTGAGCTGATAGAGCGCTCTATTGAAAAGCCCGCGCTTCTTGAATATCCGAACATGTCAAAGGAAGAAAAACAGAATCTCTACAAGAAATTTGTGAACGCCGCAAACAATTTCAGGGGTGCTGCTCTCTTAGGAGTAATTGGCGGAAACTTCAATGAAGGCGTTGATTTCCCTGGAAAAATAATGAACACAGTTGTGATTGTCGGGCTCCCGCTTGAACGGCCGGATCTTCTTACTGAGGCGCTGATAAGCTACTATGATTTTAAGTTTAACAAAGGCTGGGACTACGGATATTCATATCCGGCAATAACCAAAGCCGTGCAAACCGCAGGCAGAGTTATACGTTCAGAAACAGACCGCGGGATAATCGTTTTTATGGACGAGCGCTATCTCTGGCAAAATTACAGGAAAGTGCTTCCGCCTGACATGGATCTTAAAATCAGCACAGACATTGGAAAAGAAGTTGAGGAATTCTTTAAGAAAACATGATATAACTGATTGCGTTTTATTGAAATCGATTGCGTGCGACAATCCCATTAATACCGAAGCCTTAATTTTTAAACAATGCAAATTTTAAGACCTTAGACCAAACATCCAAAGCTTGATAAAAATCTCAAACTACAAAATCCGCGGAAAAAATACGCAGGGCTTCTTGAAAAGAATCTCAACCCAAAAATTTCAGGACTTTTTGAGTAAATATGGAATTAAAAGCAAGTCTCTTGAAGACGTTTATTCTGAGGATTATCGCGCATTTAACCTTCTTGTAACCGATAATGAAAGAAAAACACAACAAAAGCAATTTCTATTTTCTCGCATAATTTGGAATTTGGACAAAGTTTACGCAAAATGCTTGGGGTAATAATTTGATTTTTCGAGCAAGCCACTAATTTCGCCAACCTCAAATCTTGCTCGCAAGGCGTATGTCTTCCGCTTTTATCGTTTTTCTTTTTGCATGCGCAGCCATTGTCGTTGCCTGCTTTGAGATGTCAACCGCAATCTCTTCAAGAATGCCTGCAAGCTCCTCTGCGGCTTCTTTTGAAACCCTTCCGCCGCCGCCTTTTTTTATCAGGCGCTCGCATGCTGAAATAGAAAGCTCGACCATAAGCATTATATGATGCGCGGATTTTAAAAGCTTGTTTTGGCAAGTGTGCCTTTGCCATTATCTGCCGGCAACACTCAGGATTTTTTGCCAAAAAGTTTCTTGAACACGCCGGTATCAATATTGACTTCGATTCTGCTCTGTCCGCCTTTTTTGCGCGCCAATAGCGACAGCCCTGCTTTCAGAAGCTCCGGAGTTGTAAGGACTTTTTTAATGTCGTTGATTTTCACATTGACAGAAAGCAACTCTCCCTTGTTTTTCAGGCTTACGCTAATTGCGCGCGAGCCGTCAAGAATAATATCCGCCGCAACATCATGCTTTTTTGCAAGCCGCTGCAGGTTGCTGAAAACTTTTTCAAAGCCGTCTTTAGACATATTTATCTAATATATACTTTCAGCCCCAAACATATATATCTGCACATAGGTGCCAAGCTTTTAAATCCAGAGAAATTGGGGAATGATTCAAAATGCGCGAAATGCACAACATCGTTGTCGGTAGGGATGAAACGGATTTCAATAAATTTGGCGAACGAGGAACCGGCATCATAGGCAAGCATTTCGTCGGCGAAAAAAAAGAGGCGCATCTTACCAACTATGTCCG includes these proteins:
- a CDS encoding NFYB/HAP3 family transcription factor subunit, with the protein product MVELSISACERLIKKGGGGRVSKEAAEELAGILEEIAVDISKQATTMAAHAKRKTIKAEDIRLASKI